A window of Dorea formicigenerans contains these coding sequences:
- a CDS encoding ketopantoate reductase family protein has product MRILIYGAGVIGSLYAALFAEAGYDISIYARGKRLEFLKKNGLLYKKKQNIKRAETTILGEVPDNDIYDFVLLTVRENQLYEALTELKNNKSSTIVTMVNSLDGYKKWEDIVGTGRILPAFPGAGGSINDDGILDAALTPRMIQPTTFAGISGNKSEKTKQFSKILRHAHIPYQKVVDMHMWQLCHLAMVVPIADAYYEAECPERAGKDWKIMKKTAKKLKRNFSFLRKQAGRLSPCKMNIFRFLPLPIMTIMLAVTFESSFGDKFMYQHARKAPDEMRKLHKQFYAYMKKLKEARYEIL; this is encoded by the coding sequence ATGAGAATATTGATTTATGGTGCAGGTGTGATTGGGTCCTTGTATGCGGCTTTATTCGCAGAAGCGGGTTATGATATAAGTATCTATGCCAGAGGTAAAAGACTTGAGTTTTTAAAGAAAAATGGATTGCTTTATAAGAAAAAACAGAACATAAAACGGGCAGAAACCACGATTCTTGGAGAAGTGCCAGATAATGATATTTATGATTTTGTCTTGCTGACTGTCCGGGAAAACCAGTTGTATGAAGCACTTACGGAATTGAAAAATAATAAAAGCAGTACGATTGTTACAATGGTAAATTCACTGGACGGTTATAAAAAATGGGAAGATATTGTTGGAACAGGAAGAATATTGCCGGCTTTTCCGGGAGCAGGCGGAAGTATAAATGATGATGGCATCCTTGATGCAGCACTCACTCCAAGAATGATTCAGCCGACAACATTTGCAGGAATATCAGGAAATAAATCCGAAAAGACAAAGCAGTTTTCAAAGATATTGAGGCATGCTCATATACCATATCAGAAAGTAGTGGATATGCATATGTGGCAATTATGTCATCTTGCCATGGTGGTGCCGATTGCAGATGCATATTACGAAGCAGAATGCCCGGAAAGAGCGGGAAAAGACTGGAAGATTATGAAGAAAACAGCAAAAAAATTGAAAAGAAATTTTAGCTTTTTGCGAAAACAGGCAGGTAGGCTGTCACCTTGTAAAATGAATATTTTTCGTTTTTTACCACTGCCAATTATGACGATTATGCTTGCTGTTACATTCGAAAGTAGCTTTGGAGATAAATTTATGTATCAACATGCCAGGAAGGCACCAGATGAAATGAGGAAGCTGCATAAGCAATTTTATGCTTATATGAAAAAACTAAAGGAGGCCAGATATGAAATTTTATGA
- a CDS encoding tyrosine-type recombinase/integrase, with translation MTRMVYAAFRKQRELNLMPPSSPHTLRHTGCTRLGENNVNPKVMQYVMERWMSGGDPFSTDRSRAKNIQMHRSQ, from the coding sequence ATGACACGGATGGTATATGCTGCGTTCCGTAAACAGAGAGAGCTGAACCTGATGCCTCCTAGTTCACCGCATACCCTTCGTCATACGGGATGTACCAGACTGGGTGAGAACAATGTCAATCCCAAAGTTATGCAGTATGTGATGGAGCGTTGGATGTCCGGTGGAGATCCGTTTAGCACCGACCGTAGCAGAGCGAAGAACATTCAGATGCACAGATCACAATGA
- a CDS encoding acyl-CoA thioester hydrolase/BAAT C-terminal domain-containing protein: MKKRHFDVETDGFYGAYWKCKTESDCAMIAMIGDDPEDYLARTSVKWLHKLGVNVMTMSPGKKDYGHHNYPLERIEKAINWLKMNSNQKIGIVGASTTGTLALTAASYFKDITLTIGLTPSDFIWQGFMQGKKDGCKEWPIDGESLFSYKGEPLPYMPFCYKHPDYWHVIKKETKRTGDMINSRKLFDDSEKAHQITEDEMIKIEKIHGTVLLIGAEDDVLWDTAKYIRRMKQRMKEHSHTCRLDYVIYEHGTHFVFPESILKTMLPVGSGLFVKLAFQAARKHPKECRRARLDIDQRVRNAVAEWKNRKETEKI; encoded by the coding sequence ATGAAGAAAAGACATTTTGATGTGGAAACAGATGGATTTTATGGCGCATACTGGAAATGCAAAACAGAATCAGACTGTGCAATGATTGCCATGATCGGGGATGATCCAGAGGATTATCTGGCGCGCACATCTGTGAAATGGTTACATAAACTCGGTGTGAATGTGATGACGATGTCACCTGGAAAAAAAGATTATGGACATCATAATTATCCATTGGAACGTATAGAGAAAGCAATCAATTGGTTAAAAATGAATAGTAATCAGAAGATAGGAATTGTCGGGGCATCTACTACAGGAACACTTGCATTGACTGCTGCTTCTTATTTTAAAGATATCACATTAACAATTGGTCTGACACCGAGTGATTTTATCTGGCAGGGATTTATGCAGGGCAAAAAAGATGGTTGTAAGGAATGGCCGATTGATGGAGAATCTCTTTTTTCTTACAAAGGAGAACCCCTTCCGTATATGCCTTTTTGCTATAAACATCCAGATTACTGGCATGTGATTAAGAAAGAAACAAAACGGACCGGTGATATGATCAATTCAAGAAAACTATTTGATGATTCTGAAAAGGCTCACCAAATCACAGAAGACGAGATGATCAAGATTGAAAAAATCCATGGAACAGTATTGTTAATTGGTGCTGAAGATGATGTGTTGTGGGATACTGCAAAATATATCCGCCGTATGAAGCAGCGTATGAAAGAACATTCACACACATGCAGATTGGATTATGTCATTTATGAGCATGGAACCCATTTCGTTTTTCCAGAGAGTATACTAAAGACAATGCTCCCGGTTGGATCCGGACTCTTTGTGAAACTGGCATTTCAGGCAGCAAGAAAACATCCGAAAGAATGTCGCAGAGCACGACTGGATATTGACCAGCGGGTGAGAAATGCTGTTGCTGAATGGAAGAATAGAAAAGAAACAGAAAAAATCTAA
- a CDS encoding class I SAM-dependent methyltransferase, whose product MKEKVNVTGVPETMVQTLYARAKETKKQNAKIKDEIAVELVEKLDYDFSKADKDNAMNYGVIARTIVLDRMVEQYLKKHENTVVVNIACGLDTRCYRMKGKYLRWYNVDLPETMKIRSQFLTETDPVYQIAKSAMDDSYVDDIDYHCENVLVIIEGLTMYLCEKDIRKMFFIIEKSFQEVTVMVETMSPFVVNHVKEKSIEGSNAKFTWGVKNGTELQRIVPGFSVQQEVSLVEGMKELMPVYHVIGKIPIVRNISNKIIVMEKHG is encoded by the coding sequence ATGAAAGAAAAAGTGAATGTGACAGGTGTGCCGGAAACGATGGTACAGACCCTGTATGCAAGAGCAAAAGAAACAAAAAAACAAAATGCAAAGATCAAAGATGAGATTGCAGTAGAACTTGTGGAAAAGCTGGACTATGACTTTTCTAAAGCAGATAAAGATAACGCTATGAACTATGGTGTGATTGCAAGAACAATTGTATTAGACCGGATGGTTGAGCAATATTTGAAGAAGCATGAAAATACAGTTGTCGTAAATATTGCATGCGGACTGGATACCAGATGTTATCGAATGAAAGGAAAATATCTGCGCTGGTATAATGTAGACCTTCCGGAAACAATGAAAATAAGGAGCCAGTTCCTTACCGAAACTGATCCGGTGTATCAGATTGCAAAGTCTGCAATGGATGATTCCTATGTAGATGATATCGATTACCACTGTGAGAATGTTCTGGTAATAATCGAAGGGCTTACAATGTATTTGTGTGAAAAAGATATCAGAAAGATGTTTTTTATTATTGAAAAATCATTTCAGGAAGTAACCGTAATGGTCGAAACCATGTCACCTTTTGTTGTAAACCATGTGAAAGAAAAATCCATAGAGGGAAGCAATGCAAAATTCACATGGGGAGTTAAGAACGGAACAGAACTGCAAAGAATTGTGCCGGGATTTTCTGTTCAGCAGGAAGTCAGCCTGGTCGAAGGAATGAAAGAACTTATGCCTGTATATCATGTGATAGGAAAGATTCCAATCGTTCGGAATATCTCAAACAAAATAATAGTTATGGAGAAACATGGCTGA
- a CDS encoding type II toxin-antitoxin system RelB/DinJ family antitoxin, whose amino-acid sequence MATKSANLYARIEPDVKEKAESILSTLGIPASSAINMFYKQIILQRGLPFEVKIPSARPVDISTLSEAEFNEELEKGYADMQAGRTKNAKKAFADIRKDYGL is encoded by the coding sequence ATGGCTACAAAATCAGCAAATTTATATGCAAGGATTGAACCAGATGTCAAAGAAAAAGCAGAAAGTATCCTGTCTACACTTGGTATCCCTGCTTCCAGTGCTATCAATATGTTTTATAAACAGATTATCTTACAGAGAGGACTTCCGTTTGAAGTAAAAATACCATCTGCCAGACCTGTTGATATCAGCACATTATCAGAAGCAGAGTTCAATGAAGAATTGGAGAAAGGATATGCGGATATGCAGGCTGGACGGACAAAAAATGCGAAGAAAGCCTTTGCTGACATTCGCAAGGATTATGGCTTATGA
- a CDS encoding ABC transporter ATP-binding protein — MFGILAKFFHFSGRENGNKFKLSIVIGLIEALASAMKIPAIMYILIGLLSGKPTGKYIGGSVAIMVLAIVVDVICKRYSTVLQTEGGYNASAFMRIKIAEHLRYLPMGYFNSNSIGEISSITTNTMEILGDVAARVVMLTMQGILETSMIILMLFIFDWRIGLIAAAGVLIFFGVNSVMQNAGKKDSEQKVVCDTELVNQIMEYLQGISEVKSYNLLGKQAKRLNDANEACEKINTKMEMLFVPYHFLQSVITKITGAVIVACSAYFYINGTMSAVYAIGMTISAFMLYASLECAGNYSSLLHVVSVCVDKANAILELDTMDIDGKEIQPENYDIRLSNVSFSYDKRKIIDDISLSIPQKTTTAIVGPSGGGKSTLCNLIARFWDVDSGEVMLGGVNVKDYSMNSLMSNFSFVFQSVYLFADTIENNIKFGRQDASHEEVVEAAKKACCHDFISKLPNGYDTVIGEGGATLSGGEKQRISIARAIMKDAPIVILDEATANVDPENEKDLMNAVDALTKEKTIIMIAHRLKTVRHADQIVVVDKGRIVQQGTHEQLMKQEGIYKRFVDARQQAVSWKLSH, encoded by the coding sequence ATGTTTGGGATTCTGGCAAAATTCTTCCATTTTTCAGGCAGGGAAAATGGCAATAAATTTAAACTGTCGATAGTGATCGGACTCATAGAGGCTCTTGCCTCAGCAATGAAGATTCCGGCTATTATGTACATACTGATTGGTCTGCTGAGTGGGAAACCGACAGGAAAATATATTGGAGGCTCCGTTGCGATTATGGTTCTTGCAATTGTAGTCGACGTAATCTGCAAGAGATACTCTACAGTGCTTCAGACAGAGGGAGGATATAATGCAAGTGCTTTTATGAGAATCAAGATTGCAGAACATCTGCGATATCTGCCGATGGGGTATTTCAATTCCAATAGTATCGGGGAAATTTCTTCCATTACAACCAATACAATGGAAATACTTGGCGATGTGGCTGCGAGAGTGGTTATGCTGACAATGCAGGGAATTCTGGAAACATCAATGATCATTCTTATGCTGTTTATTTTTGACTGGAGAATCGGACTGATCGCTGCAGCAGGAGTACTTATTTTCTTTGGGGTCAATTCTGTGATGCAGAATGCGGGTAAAAAAGATTCAGAGCAAAAAGTAGTATGCGATACGGAGCTTGTAAACCAGATCATGGAGTATCTGCAGGGAATATCAGAAGTTAAATCATATAACTTGCTTGGGAAACAGGCGAAAAGATTAAATGATGCAAATGAAGCATGTGAAAAGATCAATACAAAGATGGAAATGCTGTTTGTGCCCTATCATTTTCTGCAAAGTGTGATAACCAAAATTACAGGTGCTGTGATCGTGGCTTGCAGTGCATATTTTTATATTAATGGAACTATGAGTGCGGTCTATGCGATTGGTATGACAATTTCAGCATTTATGCTTTATGCCAGTCTGGAATGTGCAGGAAATTATTCATCTCTTTTACATGTGGTAAGCGTATGTGTAGATAAAGCAAATGCAATATTGGAGCTGGATACCATGGATATCGACGGTAAAGAAATACAGCCGGAAAATTACGATATCAGACTTTCTAATGTTTCGTTTTCTTATGACAAACGGAAGATCATTGATGATATATCGCTCTCTATTCCGCAGAAAACGACGACAGCAATCGTTGGACCATCTGGTGGAGGAAAATCAACACTTTGCAATCTGATTGCCAGATTTTGGGATGTGGATTCCGGAGAAGTGATGCTTGGAGGCGTGAATGTAAAAGACTATAGCATGAATAGTTTAATGAGTAATTTTTCATTTGTATTTCAGTCGGTGTATTTGTTTGCAGATACCATTGAGAATAATATTAAATTCGGACGTCAGGATGCAAGCCATGAGGAAGTGGTGGAAGCGGCAAAGAAAGCGTGCTGTCACGATTTCATCAGCAAACTTCCGAATGGATATGACACAGTAATCGGAGAAGGCGGAGCCACACTTTCCGGCGGTGAGAAACAGCGGATCTCGATAGCCAGAGCAATCATGAAGGATGCGCCAATCGTTATATTAGATGAGGCAACGGCCAATGTTGATCCGGAGAATGAAAAGGATCTGATGAATGCAGTAGATGCACTTACAAAGGAAAAAACGATTATTATGATTGCCCATAGATTAAAAACAGTCAGACATGCAGACCAGATTGTGGTTGTTGACAAAGGAAGAATTGTACAGCAGGGAACACATGAGCAGCTAATGAAGCAGGAAGGTATTTATAAGAGATTTGTGGATGCAAGGCAGCAGGCGGTAAGCTGGAAACTGTCGCACTAA
- a CDS encoding carbohydrate kinase family protein, translating to MKKYDVVALGELLIDFTENRKSNQGNPLFEANPGGAPCNVLAMLTKLGHKTAFIGKVGEDFFGEQLRDAITEVGIDADGLCTDKEIHTTLAMVHTYPDGDRDFSFYRNPGADMMLNKEEICEDIIKETKIFHFGTLSMTHEEVREATKEAIRIAEESGAVISFDPNLRPPLWNSLDEAKEQVLYGLKHCHILKISDNEIQWLTGEEDYTAGVNWIRERYQIPLILVSMGKEGSRAYYNGMMVEAKPFLQKNTIETTGAGDTFCGCVLHYICEHGMEGLEEENLKEMLTFANAAASVITTRKGALRVMPTRDEIQNLLGIISY from the coding sequence ATGAAAAAATATGATGTAGTGGCACTTGGAGAATTATTGATTGATTTTACAGAAAACAGAAAAAGTAATCAGGGAAATCCGCTTTTTGAGGCAAATCCGGGAGGAGCGCCATGCAATGTACTTGCAATGCTGACGAAACTCGGACATAAGACGGCATTTATCGGAAAAGTAGGGGAAGATTTTTTCGGAGAACAGCTGAGAGATGCGATAACAGAAGTAGGGATTGATGCAGATGGATTATGTACAGATAAGGAAATCCATACGACACTTGCTATGGTACATACTTATCCGGATGGAGACAGAGATTTTTCGTTTTATCGTAACCCGGGAGCGGATATGATGCTGAACAAAGAAGAAATTTGTGAAGACATTATTAAAGAAACGAAAATCTTCCATTTCGGAACATTGTCTATGACTCATGAAGAAGTGCGCGAAGCAACAAAAGAAGCAATCCGTATTGCAGAAGAATCCGGTGCAGTTATTTCTTTCGATCCGAATTTACGACCACCACTTTGGAATTCTTTGGATGAGGCGAAGGAACAGGTATTATATGGCCTTAAGCATTGTCATATCCTGAAAATCTCAGATAACGAAATTCAGTGGTTGACAGGAGAAGAAGACTATACTGCGGGGGTAAACTGGATCAGAGAAAGATATCAGATTCCGCTGATTCTTGTATCTATGGGTAAAGAAGGAAGTCGTGCATACTATAACGGAATGATGGTAGAAGCAAAACCATTCCTTCAGAAAAATACAATTGAGACGACAGGAGCAGGAGATACATTCTGTGGTTGTGTATTACATTATATCTGCGAACACGGAATGGAAGGTTTAGAGGAAGAAAATCTGAAGGAAATGCTGACTTTTGCAAATGCGGCAGCATCTGTGATCACAACAAGAAAAGGGGCACTGCGTGTAATGCCAACCAGAGATGAAATTCAGAATCTGCTGGGTATAATCAGTTACTGA
- a CDS encoding GHKL domain-containing protein, producing MKIFPVLKVFISSKNLSFICYARLCAGYFYIKSSPKENFPKENNIFQSSKRSGNGIGIESVRHITAKNGGACDFTYEDGIFSAKIMLRV from the coding sequence ATGAAGATTTTCCCGGTACTGAAGGTTTTTATATCTTCTAAAAACTTATCGTTTATTTGCTATGCCCGCCTCTGTGCGGGCTACTTTTATATCAAGAGTTCTCCAAAGGAGAACTTTCCTAAAGAAAACAATATTTTCCAATCCTCCAAACGCTCCGGAAACGGCATAGGAATCGAATCTGTCCGCCACATTACCGCCAAAAACGGCGGTGCCTGTGACTTTACCTATGAAGATGGTATTTTTTCTGCCAAAATAATGCTCCGGGTATAA
- a CDS encoding glycoside hydrolase family 13 protein gives MSKAWWKSSVIYQIYPRSFADSNGDGIGDLNGITEHLDYLKELGVDVIWLSPIYKSPNDDNGYDISDYQDIMTDFGTMEDFDRMITEMHKRGIKLVMDLVVNHSSDEHRWFLESKKSKDNPYRDYYIWKDPKDGKEPTNWGACFGGSAWQFDETTGMYYLHCFSKKQPDLNWENPAVRDEVFHMMTWWCEKGVDGFRMDVISMISKDPAYPDGEIRDGLHGDMSPYVCNGPHVHEYLQEMNKRVLSRFDLITVGETPGVTTEEAKKYANLDGSELNMVFQFEHMGTTDGKYGKWTTRKPEMKKVRAVMNKWQTKLEGKAWNSLYWDNHDQPRAVSRFGDDSPMYRDISAKMIATCLHMLKGSPYIYQGEEIGMTNAYFKSISDYRDIESINAYKEYTESGLMTEEEMLNCLKMISRDNARTPMQWDDSANAGFTTGTPWISVNKNYTQINAKAALEDKDSVFYYYQKLIRLRHQYEVIVEGVFHGLLEDNDDIYAYERTLGNEKLVVACNFTNKEVPCELFEENKGEELITNYKNHVEGILQPYETRVILYK, from the coding sequence ATGAGTAAGGCATGGTGGAAAAGCAGTGTGATTTATCAAATCTATCCAAGAAGTTTTGCGGATAGTAACGGAGACGGTATCGGTGATCTAAACGGTATTACGGAACATCTGGATTATCTGAAGGAACTGGGTGTGGATGTAATCTGGCTGTCCCCGATTTATAAATCACCGAACGATGATAATGGATATGATATTTCTGATTATCAGGATATCATGACTGATTTCGGAACAATGGAAGATTTTGACCGAATGATCACAGAGATGCATAAACGTGGTATCAAACTGGTGATGGATCTGGTAGTAAATCACAGTTCCGATGAGCACAGATGGTTCCTGGAAAGTAAAAAATCGAAAGATAATCCATACCGCGATTATTATATCTGGAAAGATCCGAAAGACGGCAAAGAGCCAACAAACTGGGGAGCATGTTTTGGTGGTTCCGCATGGCAGTTTGATGAGACAACCGGCATGTATTATCTGCATTGTTTCTCCAAAAAACAGCCGGATCTTAATTGGGAGAACCCGGCAGTACGTGACGAAGTATTTCACATGATGACCTGGTGGTGTGAAAAGGGAGTAGACGGATTCCGCATGGATGTTATCAGTATGATTTCCAAAGACCCTGCATATCCGGACGGAGAAATCAGGGATGGTCTGCATGGTGATATGTCTCCATATGTATGTAACGGTCCCCATGTACATGAATATCTGCAGGAAATGAACAAACGTGTACTTTCCAGATTTGATCTGATCACTGTTGGTGAAACGCCGGGTGTTACAACGGAAGAAGCAAAGAAATATGCGAATCTGGATGGAAGCGAACTGAACATGGTGTTTCAGTTTGAACATATGGGAACCACAGACGGCAAATATGGTAAATGGACAACCAGAAAACCGGAGATGAAAAAAGTGCGTGCTGTCATGAACAAATGGCAGACCAAACTGGAAGGAAAAGCATGGAACAGTCTGTATTGGGATAATCACGATCAGCCCCGTGCGGTATCCCGATTTGGTGATGACAGTCCGATGTACCGGGACATATCTGCAAAGATGATTGCAACTTGTCTGCATATGTTAAAAGGATCTCCATATATTTATCAGGGAGAAGAAATAGGTATGACAAATGCATATTTCAAATCGATCAGTGATTACAGAGACATCGAATCGATCAATGCATACAAAGAGTATACAGAAAGCGGGCTGATGACAGAAGAAGAAATGTTGAACTGCCTGAAGATGATCAGCCGTGACAATGCCAGAACACCAATGCAGTGGGATGACAGCGCAAATGCAGGATTTACTACGGGAACCCCCTGGATCAGTGTAAATAAAAATTATACACAGATTAATGCAAAAGCAGCACTGGAAGACAAGGATAGTGTATTCTACTACTATCAGAAACTGATCCGGCTGCGTCACCAGTATGAAGTGATCGTGGAAGGAGTATTCCACGGACTGCTGGAAGATAATGATGATATCTATGCATATGAGAGAACGCTTGGAAACGAAAAACTGGTGGTAGCATGCAACTTTACAAATAAGGAAGTTCCATGCGAACTGTTCGAAGAAAACAAAGGCGAAGAGCTGATCACAAACTACAAAAACCATGTAGAAGGAATTTTGCAGCCATACGAGACAAGAGTGATTCTCTACAAATAG
- a CDS encoding ABC transporter ATP-binding protein, protein MKEKKKSAVSWILTWAGQKRIAYVWSVLLAIGNVIFKILPYFIIADVVKLFLNGEKEFEIYLAKAVLIALSFIIAELLHSLSTALSHKATFAVLANIRKSCCDKLARVPLGYVKDTPSGTFKNIMVERIDSIETTLAHIVPEFTSNLLAPIVILIYFFLTDWRLALWSLVPVIVGFLSYFGMMLDYKPSFERTVQTTKDLNDAAVEYIDGIEVIKAFGKTESSYAKFTKAAFEYADSFISWMKRCSIFHALMMVVTPYTLLTVLPFGAHYVANGTLAVSDFVICIILSLGIVGPLITVGSYTDDLGKIGVIVGEVAGILEQPELERPEKSERVPKDNSVTLEDVRFGYHDKEILHGVTMELKAGTVNAIVGPSGSGKSTIAKLIASLWDVDSGSIKIGGVDVKELAFADFNRKIAYVAQDNYLFNETVRENIRQGNPDATDEQIIEVTKKSGCYEFIMQLENGFDTVVGGAGGHLSGGERQRISIARAMLKDAPIVILDEATAYTDPENEAILQNSIAKLVAGKTLIVIAHRLSTVKDSDQIFVVNDGNVTAHGTHEELLVSCPLYKEMWNAHISVKDTVKEGE, encoded by the coding sequence GTGAAAGAAAAAAAGAAGTCGGCAGTCAGCTGGATCCTGACGTGGGCCGGACAAAAAAGAATTGCCTATGTGTGGAGTGTGTTACTTGCAATAGGAAATGTGATTTTTAAGATTTTGCCGTATTTTATTATTGCAGATGTAGTAAAGCTGTTTTTAAATGGTGAAAAGGAGTTTGAAATATATCTTGCAAAAGCGGTTCTGATTGCATTATCGTTTATCATTGCAGAACTGCTTCATTCACTTTCGACAGCATTGTCACATAAAGCAACGTTTGCAGTACTTGCAAATATAAGAAAATCCTGCTGTGACAAGCTGGCGCGGGTACCTCTTGGCTATGTGAAAGACACACCTTCCGGTACATTTAAAAATATCATGGTGGAAAGAATCGACAGTATCGAGACAACACTGGCGCATATTGTCCCGGAATTCACGTCCAATCTGCTAGCACCGATTGTGATTTTGATTTATTTCTTCCTGACAGACTGGAGACTGGCACTCTGGTCATTGGTGCCGGTTATAGTGGGATTTCTTTCCTATTTTGGAATGATGCTGGATTATAAACCAAGCTTCGAGAGAACGGTTCAGACAACAAAAGATCTGAATGATGCGGCAGTGGAATATATTGACGGAATCGAAGTGATCAAGGCATTTGGAAAGACTGAAAGTTCTTATGCCAAATTTACAAAGGCGGCTTTTGAATATGCGGATTCCTTTATTTCCTGGATGAAACGGTGCTCGATCTTTCATGCACTGATGATGGTGGTCACACCTTATACGCTTCTTACGGTATTGCCGTTTGGGGCACATTATGTAGCGAATGGAACACTTGCGGTTTCTGATTTTGTCATCTGCATTATTTTATCACTTGGAATCGTTGGACCGTTGATCACAGTGGGTTCCTATACAGATGATCTTGGCAAGATTGGGGTGATCGTTGGAGAAGTAGCAGGAATTCTGGAACAGCCGGAGCTTGAACGTCCGGAGAAAAGTGAAAGAGTTCCAAAAGATAATTCCGTTACTCTTGAAGATGTCAGATTTGGTTATCACGACAAAGAGATTTTGCATGGCGTAACTATGGAGTTGAAAGCAGGAACGGTAAATGCAATCGTAGGACCTTCCGGAAGCGGCAAGTCGACCATCGCAAAGCTGATTGCGTCCCTGTGGGATGTGGATTCCGGAAGCATCAAAATCGGTGGAGTTGATGTCAAAGAACTGGCATTTGCAGATTTTAATCGGAAAATTGCATATGTTGCACAGGACAATTATCTGTTTAATGAAACAGTCCGTGAAAATATCAGACAGGGAAATCCGGATGCTACAGATGAACAGATCATCGAGGTGACAAAGAAAAGTGGATGCTATGAATTTATCATGCAGTTGGAGAATGGATTTGATACGGTTGTAGGAGGTGCAGGAGGCCATCTGTCAGGTGGCGAGAGGCAGCGTATCTCCATTGCAAGAGCAATGTTAAAGGATGCTCCGATCGTGATCCTTGATGAGGCAACTGCCTACACAGATCCGGAAAATGAGGCAATTCTGCAGAATTCTATCGCAAAACTGGTAGCAGGGAAGACCCTGATCGTAATAGCACACAGACTTTCTACTGTTAAAGACAGTGACCAGATCTTTGTTGTAAATGATGGAAATGTAACAGCACATGGCACACATGAGGAACTTCTGGTGTCATGCCCGCTTTATAAGGAAATGTGGAATGCCCATATTTCTGTAAAAGATACGGTGAAGGAGGGAGAATGA
- a CDS encoding TetR/AcrR family transcriptional regulator has product MSTKAEDTQKNILDTAKKHFLKDGLTGASLRNIVKDAGLTTGAFYKYYPTKEALFDALTDPYMEHIYQIYDQIVEEFEKLSASDQTRNMSDTSSDGMEQMVDYIYDHYDNFRLLLKCGDSGKFELFIHNMVKREMKSSLKYMEKMKEAGVKIPVVEESLMHMIYTGFFSSVFQIIEHDIDRETAKKNVHQLKEFNTGGWERLWNIEFPV; this is encoded by the coding sequence ATGTCGACGAAAGCAGAAGATACACAAAAAAATATATTAGATACAGCCAAAAAACATTTCCTGAAAGATGGTTTGACCGGAGCATCATTAAGAAACATTGTAAAAGATGCCGGACTTACTACTGGCGCATTTTACAAATATTATCCGACGAAAGAGGCACTTTTTGATGCACTGACGGATCCCTATATGGAACATATTTATCAGATTTATGACCAGATCGTTGAGGAGTTTGAAAAGCTTTCTGCCAGTGATCAGACAAGGAATATGTCGGATACATCCAGTGATGGGATGGAGCAGATGGTTGATTATATCTATGATCATTATGATAATTTCAGATTATTGTTGAAATGTGGAGACAGTGGAAAATTTGAATTATTCATACACAATATGGTGAAGCGGGAAATGAAGTCCAGCCTAAAATATATGGAAAAAATGAAGGAGGCTGGTGTAAAAATACCTGTTGTAGAGGAAAGCCTTATGCACATGATCTATACAGGATTTTTTTCATCAGTATTTCAGATCATTGAGCATGATATAGACAGGGAGACCGCAAAGAAAAATGTGCATCAGCTGAAAGAATTCAATACAGGTGGCTGGGAACGATTGTGGAATATTGAATTTCCAGTATAA
- a CDS encoding type II toxin-antitoxin system RelE/ParE family toxin, with product MIYEVEVSEQADSDLRGIFEYIAFELQSPENAIGQLDRLEEQILSLDTMPERYRKYEKEPWKSRGLRVLPVDNYVVLYIPDNDKKVVTILRVMYAGRDIDNQLNLHTK from the coding sequence ATGATATATGAAGTAGAAGTATCCGAACAGGCTGACAGTGATTTGAGAGGGATTTTTGAATATATTGCTTTTGAATTACAATCGCCGGAAAATGCAATCGGACAGCTTGACCGTCTGGAAGAACAGATATTAAGTTTGGATACGATGCCAGAGCGTTATCGAAAATATGAAAAAGAACCGTGGAAAAGCCGTGGGCTTCGTGTATTGCCAGTAGATAATTATGTGGTACTTTATATTCCAGACAACGATAAAAAAGTTGTAACAATACTTAGAGTAATGTATGCCGGACGGGACATAGACAATCAGTTAAATCTCCATACAAAGTAA